In Hydractinia symbiolongicarpus strain clone_291-10 chromosome 4, HSymV2.1, whole genome shotgun sequence, the following proteins share a genomic window:
- the LOC130640996 gene encoding uncharacterized protein LOC130640996 isoform X2: MLRNVLSENQQLREQNIFLRNLYTGPLTATNSMFISPQVQRNIMSASSFQDYSLLNNGVESPAKKSKAMPHSSAPLNRAIAPTVSTSTPKKKNSPPVASPCKSPKKYSAHVNKLLASPKRITRSSVITQNFAYSSQSEVFDSPTRKSLRLQQKELALMTPPRSGESSVHFDRPATPESPDTKNLKLSVDQRKKEFPVGFYTPESVKSIPARGAKRSLDAIIQAIDQLEGT, encoded by the coding sequence ATGCTTCGTAATGTTTTATCGGAAAACCAACAACTGAgagagcaaaatatttttttaagaaacttatACACAGGACCTCTGACTGCAACAAACAGTATGTTTATTTCACCACAAGTTCAACGAAATATAATGTCTGCTTCTAGCTTTCAAGATTATAGTTTATTGAACAACGGCGTAGAGAGTCCAGCAAAAAAGTCCAAAGCTATGCCTCACAGTTCTGCACCACTAAACAGAGCAATAGCACCGACTGTGAGTACTTCTACACCGAAAAAGAAAAACTCCCCGCCAGTAGCATCGCCCTGTAAGTCTCCAAAAAAGTATTCTGCTCATGTCAACAAACTTTTAGCATCTCCAAAGCGTATAACAAGATCAAGTGTGATCACTCAAAACTTTGCATATTCTTCACAATCTGAAGTGTTTGATAGCCCAACAAGAAAATCCTTACGTTTGCAACAAAAAGAACTGGCTCTGATGACACCTCCGAGGTCTGGTGAGTCCAGTGTACATTTTGATCGACCTGCAACTCCAGAAAGTCCCgacactaaaaatttaaaactcaGCGTAGACCAACGTAAAAAAGAATTTCCTGTCGGTTTTTATACTCCAGAGTCTGTAAAGTCTATCCCAGCAAGAGGTGCTAAACGAAGCCTTGATGCTATCATTCAAGCTATAGATCAATTAGAAGGCACGTGA
- the LOC130640996 gene encoding helix-loop-helix protein 11-like isoform X1, whose protein sequence is MEVVVDDRKLKRAAANVNERRRMQNINSGFEALRDLIDVPNKSKLSKSAILRHSVDMLRNVLSENQQLREQNIFLRNLYTGPLTATNSMFISPQVQRNIMSASSFQDYSLLNNGVESPAKKSKAMPHSSAPLNRAIAPTVSTSTPKKKNSPPVASPCKSPKKYSAHVNKLLASPKRITRSSVITQNFAYSSQSEVFDSPTRKSLRLQQKELALMTPPRSGESSVHFDRPATPESPDTKNLKLSVDQRKKEFPVGFYTPESVKSIPARGAKRSLDAIIQAIDQLEGT, encoded by the exons atggaagTTGTTGTTGATGATAGAAAGTTGAAGAGAGCTGCTGCCAATGTCAATGAGAGGCGTCGTATGCAGAATATAAATAGTGGTTTTGAAGCGTTGAGAGACCTTATTGATGTACCAAACAAGTCAAAATTGAGTAAG tctGCCATTTTGCGTCACTCCGTGGATATGCTTCGTAATGTTTTATCGGAAAACCAACAACTGAgagagcaaaatatttttttaagaaacttatACACAGGACCTCTGACTGCAACAAACAGTATGTTTATTTCACCACAAGTTCAACGAAATATAATGTCTGCTTCTAGCTTTCAAGATTATAGTTTATTGAACAACGGCGTAGAGAGTCCAGCAAAAAAGTCCAAAGCTATGCCTCACAGTTCTGCACCACTAAACAGAGCAATAGCACCGACTGTGAGTACTTCTACACCGAAAAAGAAAAACTCCCCGCCAGTAGCATCGCCCTGTAAGTCTCCAAAAAAGTATTCTGCTCATGTCAACAAACTTTTAGCATCTCCAAAGCGTATAACAAGATCAAGTGTGATCACTCAAAACTTTGCATATTCTTCACAATCTGAAGTGTTTGATAGCCCAACAAGAAAATCCTTACGTTTGCAACAAAAAGAACTGGCTCTGATGACACCTCCGAGGTCTGGTGAGTCCAGTGTACATTTTGATCGACCTGCAACTCCAGAAAGTCCCgacactaaaaatttaaaactcaGCGTAGACCAACGTAAAAAAGAATTTCCTGTCGGTTTTTATACTCCAGAGTCTGTAAAGTCTATCCCAGCAAGAGGTGCTAAACGAAGCCTTGATGCTATCATTCAAGCTATAGATCAATTAGAAGGCACGTGA